AGAATGTGATCAGAGACGCCGTCACTTACACCGAGCACGCGAGGAGGAAGACGGTGACGGCAATGGATGTGGTTTATGCTTTGAAGAGACAAGGACGTACTCTCTACGGATTCGGTGGTTGAATCGTTTTCGATTTGTTGTGTTGTGTTGCTACTATTAAGTCTTGCGGTCAAGAAGTGTTGTAACGAAGTTCTTCTCTTTATCGGTTAATGGAAATATGATTAATCAGATCTCTTTATTTCGCTGATAGAATTCAAGTTTTTATTAAATCTTTATAAACCTGATTACGATGATACGGCTATCTTCATGAAATGGCATAATAAGAATGAATTGGAATTGTTGCTGATGCCCAGAAATTTATTTTGCTTAAATTTATCAGTTTTGTTGAGTTTATAAAGAGAAAATATGGAATTTACTGTCTAGGGTTTGTGAAAATTAGTAAAATAAAACTAATTTTCGCTCTTCCCTGTCCCAAGTTACTTAGCATTATTATCACTGTGATGTTGTGTTTGACTTGAATTGCATTGTCGAAGTTTGTTTATCAGCAACATAGTTCTTCTAACTTCTAACAGAAAGAAAAATCCAAAAATTTCGTTTTACAGTACTGTGAAATTGAACCGCGAAGCTAAAATTTTAAGTTGTTTTGTTCGGCGGCAAACTTCTAGAGAGTCTGAAATTTCAGATGTTTTAAGAAAAACCACAAATTAAGGACCGCACGCCACATCATCAATCCAGGATAAAACCTTGCAAACGATGCATAAACCGTTAGATCATAATCAGATAATCAAATGGCAGTATAACTTTGAAAAATAAGGAAAAAGTAAGGGCCCTACCGGATTCGAACCGGTGACCTATTGATCTGCAGTCAATTGCTCTACCACTGAGCTAAGGACCCTTGTTGTTTGAAGATTGGATATAGAAATATATTTCTAGATATGCAAGATGCACAAATTATGATCCAAGAATCATACGTATTTCGATTCCAAAACATACATTTATAGATTGTATGTTGAAAAAAATATTTAGGTAGAGGTTGTCAAAAAAAAAAAAAAGAGTGTATTAAGGTAGTGACTCGAGACACTAGTTTCTACATTGGATTAAGCTAGAAACGCAATAATTTAAACGAGCTATCAAAAGAGTCACGTTATATGTGGGTTTCCATCCCAAAACACGATCGGATTAGAGAGACTGATGCAACGACCATAACTCCTGCGAATATCGTCGGCACGAAAAGGTCGAAAGCTGATCGCTTAACTGTTTCAGACGGCACGCACACCATCTCTCCCGGTAAATCAATTGGAATCCTCACCAACCCATTTCCTCCGTCGCAGAGATTTGAGGAAGATGACAATGTAGACACAAACGCCATCTCTGGTGCGAAAGACGCAAAACCCACCGTCAGCATTATAAGCAATGTCCACGTGGCGGCTTGTACAAGAACCGGCCAAGGCGCCGCTGAGATTTTCCTAAGAATTGGCTCCATTGGAAACGACAGCACATCCAAATTTCGAGGAGAAACTAACCAAATTAAATATTTATTTTTCTTTGCAGATGAGACGATCTGAATGAGATTTGCCTTAAGGAAGAGGAGCAAAAGAAGGATGCGATTTCTGCGTGTGTGACAAAGAAGAGTGGGAGAGAGGACGCTTGCACGTTTAGTGAACTCCTCTTTGAATTACAGTTTTGCCATCTCTTCGTCCAAAAATAATATATGTAACGAAATATATCAATACAATCAGAAATTATTATAAGGTTGTGGTGTTGCTTAATTAAAATTATAAAATGGTAGGGAGTGGGTTTTATTGATGATCATCACCTAACTAACCAACGACCGAGAAATGTCCACCTCAAAACTAGTTTCAGTTTGAAGGTGTTGTGTAATGATAGTGTAGAGGACACTGAATGGTTGGGAATTGTCGAGTCATTAGATTTTACAATGATGATGAGTGTAGCAAACAGGTGGTAGTTTTCAATTCCAGTAAAGTTTGTGGCTTTGACTTAATCAAAACGCAAGTATGTGGCAATAGTTTAACAAAAGTCGGTGATTAACCTCTCAAGTTAGTGATGCATTAACTATTTATATTCTTGTTGTCAGGTGAGGTTTAATTAAATACTAATATGAGTCTTACAAGTGAACCAATAAAGAACATCCAATTCAAACTCTCTCTCGTTAGCTTTTGCGTTTGGATTATGGTTGAATGATATTTTAGTACAAGTTTAGCAACTGTCTCTCCCTAGAAGATCACATCTAGTTTAAAAATAGGCTAAATGAGATTAATTTCAGGTTAAACTAATTCGAAGAATGAGAGTTAAACAGAAAGAGACGATTAATCATTCCATATGTTCTTACACAGTCACCAAATCATAAAGCTAAGATGAGCATAATCCATACCAAAAGACAAACCCAAAAGCGCTCAGATCTAGAATCCTAACAAGTGATTTCATTCAAGAGCTAGTAAACTTAGTCACAGCCTTGGTTCCTTCAGACACGGCGTGCTTAGCAAGCTCACCAGGAAGAACAAGTCTAACAGCTGTCTGGATCTCGCGAGAAGTAATGGTCGGCTTCTTGTTGTACCTTGCGAGTTTCGACGCTTCCTGAGCAAGCTTCTCGAAGATGTCGTTGATGAAGCTGTTCATGATCCCCATGGCCTTACTCGAGATTCCGATGTCTGGGTGGACTTGCTTAAGAACCTTGAAGATGTATATCTTGTACGTCTCGATGTTCTTCTTGCTGCGCTTCTTCTTCTTGTCGGTCGCGCCGATGGCTTCCTTAGGTAGCTTCTTTCCGGCCTTGGGCTTCTTCTCAGCTGGTGCTTTCTCCGCTACCTTCTCTTCCTCCACTGGCTTCTCTGCGGCGGCGGGTTTCTTCTCTGCTGGTTTCTTTCCTGCCTTTGGTGCCATCGTGAGTCTCTCTCTCTTTTTCTTTGATTTTCTCGGAAACGAAGACGAGATTTAGGTTTTGGGATGAAGGAACTCTGAAGCGTGTGGAGATATTAAGAAGGAAGAACAAACACATTCTATTGGATAAGATTTATTCACGAGGATCGCTGACGTAAGACGACTATGTCCGTTGGATGGATGAGATTATATATCTAAATCAACGGCTGTTAGATATGTGTTTTTTCTTTTCGGATCGCTGACGTGGACCATCGCTTTTTGTCTTTGGTAAGGTGTGATGTAATTATAAAGAAAAATAAATAAACGCGAGTAAACATTTATTGAGATATTTCTAATCCCTTATATATTAATTGAGGATCATTTGAAAAGATGTAACCTCAATTTTGTATTAATTAAAAGAGGCCCCAATGCATAGGTGGCACTCAATTAGGTAGTCAATTACATTCAATTGAAAAATAAGTAGGTCCACATTCGATTTTTATATGTTGTTAGATACATAAGTTGGTCAAACTATATGATATAATGATATGATATGATATTTTCTTTCCTTAAATAAAACCTACGGAATTACCATAAATGACTAATATATATATGACAATTAATGAGTTTAATAATAAAGATTTGATAACAATGTATATCTCCTCCATCATTTTTTGTTTAATTTTATATTATTAAAATAAATTAAACAATCAAATTAGCTATAAAAATAAAATTTAGATTTTTTNNNNNNNNNNNNNNNNNNNNNNNNNNNNNNNNNNNNNNNNNNNNNNNNNNNNNNNNNNNNNNNNNNNNNNNNNNNNNNNNNNNNNNNNNNNNNNNNNNNNNNNNNNNNNNNNNNNNNNNNNNNNNNNNNNNNNNNNNNNNNNNNNNNNNNNNNNNNNNNNNNNNNNNNNNNNNNNNNNNNNNNNNNNNNNNNNNNNNNNNNNNNNNNNNNNNNNNNNNNNNNNNNNNNNNNNNNNNNNNNNNNNNNNNNNNNNNNNNNNNNNNNNNNNNNNNNNNNNNNNNNNNNNNNNNNNNNNNNNNNNNNNNNNNNNNNNNNNNNNNNNNNNNNNNNNNNNNNNNNNNNNNNNNNNNNNNNNNNNNNNNNNNNNNNNNNNNNNNNNNNNNNNNNNNNNNNNNNNNNNNNNNNNNNNNNNNNNNNNNNNNNNNNNNNNNNNNNNNNNNNNNNNNNNNNNNNNNNNNNNNNNNNNNNNNNNNNNNNNNNNNNNNNNNNNNNNNNNNNNNNNNNNNNNNNNNNNNNNNNNNNNNNNNNNNNNNNNNNNNNNNNNNNNNNNNNNNNNNNNNNNNNNNNNNNNNNNNNNNNNNNNNNNNNNNNNNNNNNNNNNNNNNNNNNNNNNNNNNNNNNNNNNNNNNNNNNNNNNNNNNNNNNNNNNNNNNNNNNNNNNNNNNNNNNNNNNNNNNNNNNNNNNNNNNNNNNNNNNNNNNNNNNNNNNNNNNNNNNNNNNNNNNNNNNNNNNNNNNNNNNNNNNNNNNNNNNNNNNNNNNNNNNNNNNNNNNNNNNNNNNNNNNNNNNNNNNNNNNNNNNNNNNNNNNNNNNNNNNNNNNNNNNNNNNNNNNNNNNNNNNNNNNNNNNNNNNNNNNNNNNNNNNNNNNNNNNNNNNNNNNNNNNNNNNNNNNNNNNNNNNNNNNNNNNNNNNNNNNNNNNNNNNNNNNNNNNNNNNNNNNNNNNNNNNNNNNNNNNNNNNNNNNNNNNNNNNNNNNNNNNNNNNNNNNNNNNNNNNNNNNNNNNNNNNNNNNNNNNNNNNNNNNNNNNNNNNNNNNNNNNNNNNNNNNNNNNNNNNNNNNNNNNNNNNNNNNNNNNNNNNNNNNNNNNNNNNNNNNNNNNNNNNNNNNNNNNNNNNNNNNNNNNNNNNNNNNNNNNNNNNNNNNNNNNNNNNNNNNNNNNNNNNNNNNNNNNNNNNNNNNNNNNNNNNNNNNNNNNNNNNNNNNNNNNNNNNNNNNNNNNNNNNNNNNNNNNNNNNNNNNNNNNNTTTTTTTGTTATAATAAGTTACAAATGATCATAAAATATAACGCATATGAATTTTTATTTAATAAATATTCAAACTAAATAATATATATATATAAACACTAATGATTTAAAGCAACAAGATTGGCTGATCAATTTAGTCGTCCAGTTGAAATCTTTCAAAAGTATGTGAAAGACTAAAGTCAAAGTAAATATTGATTTAGAATAGTAGTTATATTTTACTAACCAAATACCGAAAAAAACCGAACCGAACCGAAACTAACCCGATATCCGGGTTGAACACCCGTAATCCAAATGAAGCCAAACTATTGTTTCATTCTCCAAAATATAATAAAAATAATAACTTAATCCCGCGCAAGGCGCGGGTCTTATCCTAGTTGATTGAAAAACACTAACAAAACATAACATTAACAAGATCCCATCATAACTCCGCCCTGTTCGGGAACGCGCTAGGCACTAGTCGGACAGTCGGGTTGGGCCTAGCGCCTAAAGAGAAGATCGGAAATTAATCGGAAATCATGCGGGACATAATTTTTAGATGATTTACTATGTTATAAAACATGTTAATCTTTAATTGTGTATAACATTAATACATTTTCATGTTTAAGATTGTATAAAACACACAAATATAATATATAAACTTAATATAGTGTAATTTTCATCAAAATTATGAATATAAATGATGTTTATAAAATTTTAGATCAAATAAACAAATAAAATTATTATTTTTTAAAAAAAAAAATAAAATAATAATAATAATAATAAAATAGATTAGGCGGCCGCCTAGGTGATTAGGCGGTCATTTAAGCGGTATATGCAGAAAAAATCGGATATTCGATTTTTTAGCCGATTTGGCATAAATCGGGGCGGAAGAGTGACGCGTAGCGCCTAGGCGGCTAGGCAGCCGATTTTTAGAACAGGGGAACTCTGCGGTTAAGCGTGTTTGGGCGAGAATAGTACTAGGATGGGTGACCTCCCGGCAAGTCCTCGTGTTGCACCCTTTTTATTTTGTGGAAGCCCCCTGGTCCAGTGGTTTAACCAAGGGTTCATTAATGTTTCTACACCATGAGATCTGAGTTTCAATTTCCGGAGAAGGCGAAATTATATGAATTAAAAGAGAAAATGCTTACAAGAGATCTACAACATGGCGCAAGGAATACTGTCAAGCGTGGATCCGATAGGACGGCTCAGGTGATGCAGTCAGACGTGAATTCTCATACGGCAGGTAGAATTGTCGGCTGTAGAATCGTCTGTAATATTTCTCATAGTTGTAATAGCACAATTATCAAGCGTTAAAAAAAAACATAACATTAACATCAAGTTTAGTATTGAAAAGAGATTAAGAAAGTTGGTTGAGAAAAGAAAGAAAGAGACGAGTATAAATGTTAGCTCCTGCTATCACGAACCAAGCAATGCTGTAGGTCTATCATCATGGATCTCAAATCCTTGTTGTCGCGGTTTCTTTATAGAGTTGGCTTCCCAGCTTTCTTTCTTTCGCTTTTGTTGTGGTGCTAGCCTTATAGCATCTATTGATGTCTTTAGTTATGTTGTTGCTATACTCTCTGGTTTTGGTTCAAGTCCTTTGACTTTGAAGATTGAATGGAATATATGCGCTGTCAAACTCTAGTAACAATTTATTTGACTATATCACACTTGATTTTTAAGCCAACCCATGCGTATCAATTACTCTGTTTTAGATCAGTATTACATATTTTGGATATTAGTGGATGATGGTGTATTCTCTGATCATTGAATCACCAAATGATCAAGTGATTGATCTTACATGCTTAATGTAACTTAGACATCTTCAACCGGGTCTCGTGGTCTGGTGGTAAAGGAACCTCGGCTGAGGTGCCCGCCATCACGACTTCGAGCCCCGGCCACAGCGGATTTAACATCCCTTCCGCTGGGGCGCTGGACCCCCTACGGGGGGATAGTTGGGACTGTGGCTGCCTAGATACCAGAGTTATAAAAAAAAAAAAAAAAAAAAAACTTAGACATCTTCCTTACCCAATAAAACTTCTACTCTTCACAACGAAAGCTCAACTCATACATAACAAACGAATAATATAATTTTAGATCCGATATCTTAATTCAAAGCATTGCTTCTGTGGATTTGATATCATAAAATCAAAGCATGTTTCCTTGAAAAAGAAGACCTAAAGCAGATTAAAGGGGGACGACTACGAAAATGTAGATATTTTTACCAAATTTGCAAGTTGTCATTTTTTCCAATAATTTTCTATCTATATGAACAGCTAGAGAGTTTTTGGTTAAGGGAAATTGCACTCTATAATCTTCAAACAATTAATAATTCACTGCCTATCTAAATGTCCTAACTCACCGATATACCGCTTTTTTTAATAAAAAAATAGCCATATTGTCCTCGTGAATAATCGGGAAAACTTGCAAGCAAATTTTTTGTTTTTAATAATAATTATTGTGGCAAAGTTATATGTGTCTCTTCGTTAGTCACACCCTTTGATATTCACACATGTCTGTAAAGGCTGCTTTTTATTAGTGAATATTGGGAAGGTTATGGTGAATAATAGAGTTTCAATAGATGTGGCGAGATAGATGAAATAATTTACATTCTTTTTTACACTAACATAAGTTGCATACTATATGAGTAAGTATGTGGTAAATATTATGTGTTTTCTAAGATTTTGATAATTGGATTTAAAGCTTAGTGATTAGGGTTTAGTATTTAGAAGATGAGGAGTATGGTTGGGGTCAACATTAATTACTTCCATGCAATCATAGACATTTCATAATTTCACCAATATATAGTATGCTATTTATTTTGTTCCATTCAAGTTTTGGTTTATATTTAGGTTTATATTTGGGTTTAGGATTTACTGATTAGGGTTTATGATTTAGTATTTAGAGGTTACAGTGGGATTAGTCAAATGTTTAGTATCAATATTTATAGGTTGAGATATAATTGGTATCCTATACAATTTTGGTGATATGAAATAGAACCAGTGAAATGTTCACCAGTATATATTATGTTATTTATTTTGATCCATTATATTTGAGTTATATTTGGATTTATGGTTCCTGGGTATATGATTTATTGATTAGAGTTTAGGGTTTAGTGTTTAAGGGCCAGTGTGAGGTTGGGATAAAGTTTAGTATCTAAATTTAGGAGTTCAGTTAGAATTAATATCATAGTATTTTGGCGATATGAAATAGAACTAGTGAAATATTTGTGGATATTATGTATGTGACGTGAATGTGTTATCTTCCTTCAGCTGGTAACAGTTTGCGGTAATTATGGGTCATATTTTATTTTGTCGACATCATCTCTACATCTTTAAGTTACCGGCAATTTGTAAGAGCCAGAGATAAAACCGATGTAGATGAAGTACAATTGTTAGATAATATATGACGTCAAAATCAATATTCTACACTTAATTTATTTTTCAAATTTGGTCATTTCACGAATTTTCGTTTTGGTTAATGGTATCACTACAATTATCTATCTTTTTCATTACACTCATTTGTTGTGTTTCTTGAGCCTTGTGCATTTATATGTTTCTTTTAAGTAAACCAAGAGGCTGGTCCCCATTACTACACGCATATTATTATATAAAATGTTACTATTATTCTAGTTAAATAAAATGAATTTGAAATTTTGAATACAACATTTTAACTGACAATATATATATGTAAAGGATAATTAATTACATTATTGCAAACCATATTCAAAACTGAAGAAAATAGCTTTTTCTAAAAGACCATAATGAAGCATACAGAAAAAAATTATTCTTTGTAGGGATTATAGTGTATGTAACCTTTCTTCTTACTTTTATCTTCAAATATAGCTGAAATAAAAATGATATGATCTGTAGATAGAAACTGAGGATAAAAAGAAAGTGATTTAGATTTATATGAACCTACAATTCTTAAGAATATTAGATATTTTAAATCATCTTGCGCCGAATAACACTTTAGCTTAATCTCAATACAAATTCTTCTTACCCAACCGCTTAGAACCACCGATGACTAAATCCCGTCTCCATCTAATTTTTTTGAGGATGATTCTTTTGTGGTGTGTACTTGGGATTGGGAAATCTCCTAAAATGTAGCAACAAATATCCACTTTCTCTGTTTTCTCTTGTTTTATGAGTATTTGATTGGTTCTTTTTGTTCTTGAAACCATTTTCATGTCGTCGGTTCAGACAAAAGAAGTCTCACAAACAAAAGCTCTTATCCTTACTAATTTACTATTTATCAGAATCCTACAAAAATTGAAAATGTGACCATTACTTCTGCATGTTAAACTCTATTTGGCATGTGATATCAAAGAAAAAATAAAACATACAGCATAAAAGAAATAAAACTAAAACATTTTTACTAAACCAGAAGAAAGAAAGATGAGATACTTGGTAATTCGGTCACCTCGAAAGACTTAGCAATCACCTGAGGATTATCAAGCTAGATTCAAATTAGAATAAGGCATCCTACAAATCTATGAGAAGTCCGTGAAACCTCAAGAAAATAATATTTCAATTGCACGTTTGGTTACCATGTGCATATGAAAACAGATAAACAAAATAAAATTATTCACCCACAGGTGTCCCGCAGTTCCAAATACACAAAGTTCCAAAATAGAAACTTGCTAGAAACCTGCAAAATAATGTGATATCAGTTCCAGTCCTAAGTAGCAGAAAATAAAGGTAAAGCTATATAACAACGAACATGGTGCTACTCCACACAATTAAGGATACCAAGTGGTCAAAGTTTTTCTTTCAGCCACTACAACTAAGCTGCATAAGAGAACTACGGAATGCTTAAAATTACCATTGTTTTGTAGGATGCAGATCCAGAGACCTTGCTCCCTCAAACCTTTGAGCTACTTCTTTCTGATTCAAAAATAACATATAAACATAGTTTAAAACCATAGTGAATTATCTAAAAGAAATCTCCAAAATACAATATGGATATAGTAAAACAATACATTGATCTCACGTCTGAGAAGCTGTTTTACCAAAAAGACAGAAACCAATAGTGTCTGTATTCAACTATAAATAAGATCGTACAAACTTTACCAAAAGCTCTCCACCAAAATAAACAATGGAACCTCAACCAAA
The DNA window shown above is from Brassica oleracea var. oleracea cultivar TO1000 chromosome C3, BOL, whole genome shotgun sequence and carries:
- the LOC106328642 gene encoding uncharacterized protein LOC106328642, producing the protein MEPILRKISAAPWPVLVQAATWTLLIMLTVGFASFAPEMAFVSTLSSSSNLCDGGNGLVRIPIDLPGEMVCVPSETVKRSAFDLFVPTIFAGVMVVASVSLIRSCFGMETHI
- the LOC106328573 gene encoding histone H2B.3; translation: MAPKAGKKPAEKKPAAAEKPVEEEKVAEKAPAEKKPKAGKKLPKEAIGATDKKKKRSKKNIETYKIYIFKVLKQVHPDIGISSKAMGIMNSFINDIFEKLAQEASKLARYNKKPTITSREIQTAVRLVLPGELAKHAVSEGTKAVTKFTSS